A window of Formosa sp. Hel1_31_208 contains these coding sequences:
- a CDS encoding MBL fold metallo-hydrolase: MKHFQILGLFCSVLLVNCQENNNLEKQVKSFNSKQYLTVLGIAQDAGYPQIDCDKKCCQAIYKGIESKQLVSCLGLVDLESKQKWLFDATPDVTEQIQKLKTDHIDNEKLIDGVFLTHGHMGHYTGLMYFGFEALGGNNIPVYAMPRMKHYLESNGPWNQLVSFRNIQIKELHNDSTIPMSDALKVTPFLVPHRDEYSETVGYKIQGESKSALFIPDIDKWHAWDHDIIAEVKKVDYAFVDASFFRDGELERDMSEIPHPFTTETTTLFENESLETKNKIYFIHFNHTNPTIRDSHRLKDSIQNLGFNFAKEGDRYSL; the protein is encoded by the coding sequence ATGAAGCACTTTCAAATATTAGGCCTATTCTGTAGCGTTCTTTTAGTGAATTGTCAAGAAAATAATAACTTAGAGAAACAAGTCAAAAGCTTTAATTCTAAACAGTATTTAACAGTACTTGGGATTGCTCAAGATGCGGGTTACCCTCAAATCGATTGTGATAAAAAATGTTGTCAAGCCATTTATAAGGGAATAGAATCAAAACAATTAGTGTCCTGTTTGGGACTCGTTGATTTAGAATCTAAGCAAAAATGGCTGTTTGATGCAACGCCAGATGTCACCGAGCAAATACAGAAACTAAAGACTGATCATATAGATAATGAGAAGCTGATTGATGGCGTATTTTTAACACATGGGCATATGGGGCATTATACAGGTCTGATGTATTTTGGTTTTGAAGCATTGGGAGGCAATAATATTCCGGTATACGCCATGCCAAGAATGAAGCATTATTTGGAATCAAATGGACCATGGAATCAATTAGTATCGTTTAGAAATATTCAGATAAAAGAACTTCATAATGATTCTACAATACCTATGAGTGATGCCTTAAAAGTCACTCCATTTTTAGTACCACATCGTGATGAATATTCTGAAACAGTGGGCTATAAAATACAAGGTGAATCAAAATCAGCATTATTTATTCCCGATATTGACAAGTGGCATGCTTGGGATCACGATATTATTGCAGAAGTTAAAAAAGTAGATTATGCTTTTGTAGATGCTTCTTTTTTTCGAGATGGTGAATTAGAAAGGGATATGAGTGAAATTCCGCATCCATTTACAACTGAAACTACAACTTTATTTGAAAATGAATCATTAGAAACTAAGAATAAAATATATTTTATTCACTTTAACCATACCAATCCAACAATAAGGGATTCACACCGTTTGAAGGATAGCATTCAAAATCTCGGATTTAATTTCGCGAAAGAAGGTGATCGCTATAGTCTTTAA
- a CDS encoding methylmalonyl-CoA mutase family protein, giving the protein MKQVAPYNPKYKVRIVTAASLFDGHDASINIMRRIIQATGVEVIHLGHDRSVDEVVNTAIQEDVNAICLTSYQGGHNEYFKYMYDLLEEKGAGHIKIFGGGGGVILPSEIKELMDYGITRIYSPDDGREMGLQGMINDLVEQSDFAIGDTLNGELDILPKKNPKAIARVISSAENFPEVAKETLNKIHLKNKDSKTPVLGITGTGGSGKSSLVDELVRRFLIDFPEKTIGIISVDPSKRKTGGALLGDRIRMNAINSPRVYMRSLATRQSNLALSKYVNEAVQVLKAAEYDLIILETSGIGQSDTEIIEHSDVALYVMTPEFGAATQLEKIDMLDFADLVAINKFDKRGSLDALRDVKKQYMRNNNLWDIPQEDLPVFGTIASQFNDPGMNTLYKAIMDKLVEKTDTDLNSTFQISNEMSEKIFVIPPSRTRYLSEIAETNRSYDKTADEQVEVAQRLYGIYKTIESVIGSAPQLDKSGIDSKSIESSENKDFIKLLLGEFDRVKLNLDNYNWEVITGWDDKVNKYKNPIYAFKVRDKEIKIETHTESLSHTQIPKVALPKYQAWGDILRWTLQENVPGEFPFTSGLYPFKRTGEDPARMFAGEGGPERTNRRFHYVSMGLPAKRLSTAFDSVTLYGNDPDHRPDIYGKIGNAGVSICCLDDAKKLYSGFNLADVMTSVSMTINGPAPMLLGFFMNAAIDQQCEIYIKDNGLEKEVEAKIATIYKNKERPKYNGELPKGNNGLGLMLLGVTGNQVLPAEVYTDIKTKTIAQVRGTVQADILKEDQAQNTCIFSTEFALRLMGDVQEYFIENNVRNFYSVSISGYHIAEAGANPISQLAFTLSNGFTYVEYYLSRGMDINKFGPNLSFFFSNGIDPEYAVIGRVARKIWSKALKNKYGANSRAQMLKYHIQTSGRSLHAQEIDFNDIRTTLQALYAIYDNCNSLHTNAYDEAITTPTEESVRRAMAIQLIINKELGLNKNENPIQGSFIIEELTDLVEEAVLLEFDRITERGGVLGAMETMYQRSKIQEESLYYETLKHNGEFPIIGVNTFLSSTGSPTVLPAEVIRATEEEKQFQIKTLENLHKANDTSALLRNLQHRAINNENIFEALMDVCKVCSLGEITSALFEVGGQYRRNM; this is encoded by the coding sequence ATGAAGCAAGTTGCACCATATAACCCAAAGTATAAAGTTAGAATCGTTACTGCAGCCTCACTATTTGATGGACACGATGCATCAATTAATATAATGCGTAGAATTATTCAAGCTACTGGAGTAGAAGTGATTCATTTAGGTCATGACCGAAGTGTTGATGAAGTTGTTAATACCGCTATTCAGGAAGATGTTAATGCGATTTGTTTGACCTCTTATCAAGGTGGACACAATGAGTACTTCAAATACATGTACGATTTATTAGAAGAAAAAGGTGCTGGACATATTAAAATCTTCGGAGGAGGCGGAGGTGTTATTTTACCTTCGGAAATTAAAGAACTCATGGATTACGGTATTACTCGTATCTATTCTCCAGATGATGGACGTGAAATGGGATTGCAAGGCATGATCAATGATTTAGTAGAACAATCAGACTTTGCTATAGGTGATACATTAAATGGTGAACTTGATATACTACCCAAGAAAAATCCGAAAGCCATTGCTCGTGTGATTTCTTCCGCGGAAAATTTCCCTGAAGTTGCTAAGGAAACACTAAATAAAATACATTTAAAAAATAAAGATTCTAAAACTCCTGTTCTTGGAATTACAGGAACTGGTGGTTCAGGAAAGTCGAGTTTAGTTGATGAACTAGTTCGTCGTTTCTTAATTGATTTTCCAGAAAAAACAATTGGTATCATTTCAGTAGACCCTTCTAAAAGAAAAACAGGAGGTGCCTTATTAGGGGATCGTATTCGTATGAATGCGATTAATTCACCACGAGTCTATATGCGTAGTTTGGCGACACGTCAATCTAACTTGGCCTTATCTAAATATGTGAATGAGGCTGTACAAGTACTAAAAGCTGCAGAATATGATTTGATTATTTTGGAAACATCTGGAATTGGTCAATCTGATACTGAAATTATAGAACATAGCGATGTAGCATTATATGTCATGACCCCAGAATTTGGAGCAGCAACCCAACTTGAAAAAATCGATATGTTGGACTTTGCCGATTTGGTTGCCATCAATAAATTCGATAAACGTGGTTCATTAGACGCCTTACGCGATGTCAAAAAACAATACATGCGTAATAATAATCTTTGGGATATACCTCAGGAAGACTTACCTGTATTTGGTACCATCGCTTCTCAGTTCAATGATCCAGGAATGAATACGCTCTACAAAGCCATTATGGATAAGCTTGTTGAGAAAACAGACACCGATTTAAATTCTACATTTCAAATTTCAAATGAAATGAGTGAAAAGATATTTGTGATTCCTCCTTCAAGAACTCGATATCTTTCCGAAATTGCTGAAACCAATCGTTCTTATGATAAGACGGCTGATGAGCAAGTTGAAGTTGCGCAAAGGTTATATGGGATTTATAAGACGATAGAATCTGTGATAGGGAGCGCACCTCAATTAGATAAATCTGGCATCGATTCTAAATCTATTGAATCCTCTGAAAATAAAGATTTTATAAAATTACTTCTAGGTGAATTTGACCGAGTAAAACTCAATTTAGATAATTATAATTGGGAAGTTATTACAGGTTGGGATGACAAAGTCAACAAGTATAAAAACCCAATTTACGCTTTTAAAGTTCGTGATAAAGAAATCAAGATCGAAACACATACCGAGTCTCTATCACATACACAAATCCCGAAAGTAGCGCTACCGAAATATCAGGCTTGGGGAGATATTCTAAGATGGACGTTGCAAGAAAATGTTCCAGGAGAATTTCCTTTTACCTCTGGTTTATATCCATTTAAGAGAACTGGTGAAGATCCAGCGCGTATGTTTGCAGGTGAAGGAGGACCAGAACGAACCAACCGTCGTTTTCACTACGTCAGCATGGGATTACCAGCAAAACGATTATCAACAGCTTTTGATAGTGTAACACTGTATGGTAATGATCCAGACCACAGGCCAGATATCTACGGAAAAATTGGTAATGCTGGTGTATCTATTTGCTGTTTGGATGATGCTAAAAAGTTGTATTCTGGTTTTAATTTGGCGGATGTAATGACGTCGGTAAGTATGACCATTAATGGTCCAGCCCCAATGCTGTTAGGCTTCTTTATGAATGCAGCCATCGATCAACAATGTGAGATTTATATTAAGGACAACGGATTAGAAAAAGAGGTTGAAGCCAAAATAGCTACCATTTATAAGAATAAAGAACGTCCAAAGTATAATGGTGAATTGCCAAAAGGGAATAATGGATTAGGATTAATGTTACTCGGTGTAACAGGTAATCAAGTGCTGCCCGCTGAAGTTTATACAGATATTAAAACAAAAACCATAGCACAAGTTCGTGGGACTGTTCAAGCCGATATTTTAAAAGAAGATCAAGCACAAAATACATGTATTTTTTCAACAGAGTTCGCTTTGAGACTCATGGGAGACGTTCAAGAGTATTTTATTGAAAATAATGTTCGTAATTTTTATTCAGTATCTATTTCAGGATATCACATTGCCGAAGCTGGAGCAAATCCTATTTCACAATTGGCATTTACATTATCTAACGGATTTACATACGTAGAATATTACTTATCGAGAGGTATGGATATCAATAAATTTGGTCCAAATCTATCCTTCTTTTTCTCTAACGGAATCGATCCAGAATATGCTGTTATTGGTCGTGTCGCCAGAAAAATATGGTCGAAAGCCTTAAAAAATAAATACGGTGCGAATTCTAGAGCGCAAATGTTGAAGTATCACATTCAAACTTCTGGACGTAGTTTACATGCTCAAGAAATTGACTTTAATGATATTCGTACAACACTTCAAGCCTTATATGCGATATATGATAACTGTAACTCGTTGCATACAAATGCCTATGATGAAGCCATAACCACACCGACTGAAGAATCGGTTCGTCGTGCGATGGCAATTCAGTTGATTATCAATAAAGAATTAGGTTTAAATAAAAATGAAAATCCGATTCAAGGGTCATTTATTATTGAGGAACTGACGGATTTAGTAGAAGAAGCTGTGTTGTTAGAATTTGATCGCATTACAGAACGCGGAGGCGTTTTAGGAGCTATGGAGACCATGTATCAGCGTAGTAAAATTCAAGAAGAGAGTTTATATTATGAAACGCTAAAACATAACGGAGAATTTCCAATTATTGGTGTAAATACGTTTTTAAGTAGTACTGGATCACCAACAGTGTTACCTGCGGAAGTGATTAGAGCAACTGAAGAAGAAAAGCAATTTCAAATTAAAACTTTAGAGAACCTTCATAAAGCTAATGATACTAGCGCGTTATTGAGAAACCTTCAGCACAGAGCGATTAATAATGAAAATATTTTTGAAGCCCTAATGGATGTTTGTAAAGTATGCTCATTAGGTGAGATTACTTCTGCTTTATTTGAAGTAGGAGGTCAGTATAGACGAAATATGTAA
- a CDS encoding OsmC family protein has translation MFKTQFKVQAKWSSKDALDVSVNGKTHHVFIDGKTPLTISAAKAFKGDETKHNPEDLLLSALSSCHMMSYFYVCAQNRIELLDYTDDAIGILELKPDGSGAFVSVVLNPVVTVLKTSMIDKALRLHKEANKLCFIANSCNFPIKHHAKIKVIDSD, from the coding sequence ATGTTTAAAACACAATTCAAAGTTCAAGCAAAATGGTCATCTAAAGATGCTTTAGATGTTTCGGTTAATGGAAAAACGCATCACGTTTTTATTGATGGAAAAACACCGTTGACGATTTCCGCAGCTAAAGCTTTTAAAGGTGATGAGACCAAACATAATCCTGAAGATTTACTCTTATCTGCCTTGTCATCATGTCACATGATGTCTTATTTTTACGTTTGTGCGCAAAACCGAATTGAACTCCTTGATTATACGGATGATGCTATTGGAATTCTAGAATTAAAACCGGATGGGAGTGGTGCCTTTGTCTCTGTGGTTTTAAATCCTGTAGTTACGGTTTTGAAAACTTCAATGATTGATAAGGCATTGCGTCTTCATAAAGAGGCTAATAAACTTTGTTTTATAGCGAATTCATGCAATTTTCCGATAAAGCATCATGCAAAAATAAAAGTAATTGATAGCGATTGA